In one window of Cryptococcus depauperatus CBS 7841 chromosome 3, complete sequence DNA:
- a CDS encoding protein disulfide-isomerase domain — protein sequence MRLSSSLFKSLILLGAVFNSAAAIIPSEDLDDFQLRQLTDENFKSSTSQGIWLVEHFSPKCGHCKAFSPTWTQLAKDYNHLERLMGFHMAQVNCLAQGDLCNSNSIKFYPQIILYTDGVPSPYYSGDRSYGDLAKYIEEHSTAYAENLLGPINQQDLLNSSNPNPDGRVLEVDEQALEKLKADGPVLAEYYAPWCGHCKQLRPTYEQLAQNLKGKLTVAAINCEEHKSFCTDSGVNGYPTIRLLHHGTRSEFTGPRTLTKLIEFAQKGQQSLVIERVKADDFDEILNSNEVFFLYLQTYHTTVAEVSSVKKALGPLLGSVPTFTSADPILYKRLHISHSLPSSTLLAFSSHSIKHVGSLRLPAQDSTVQRFVALHRYPTVSQLNSSNFQSLMRSDDRAVIVLGAVHEGEEGKKEVSYFEKVARAWKRGGRKFQQPVWFVWVEGDEWAKWLKQFYGINSTDLPAAVVIDTPNDEFYDTTIEGAKIEFDGASIFSVLEGFYQHFLRPKPIESTLVWGSRNAAGVLISFGELSTEHPYLAFSILVGGVVIFVYLLQKCNGKDPKESNMSLSGFRLD from the exons ATGCGTCTTTCCTCGTCGTTattcaagagcttgattCTCTTAGGAGCAGTCTTTAACTCTGCGGCAGCAATTATACCCTCCGAAGACCTAGACGACTTCCAACTCAGGCAGCTAACAGATGAGAATTTCAAGAGTAGTACATCTCAAGGCATCTG GCTTGTAGAGcatttttctccaaaaT GTGGACACTGCAAAGCCTTTTCACCAACCTGGACGCAATTAGCAAAAGATTACAATCACTTGGAAAGATTAATGGGATTCCATATGGCTCAGGTGAACTGTCTTGCTCAAGGTG ATCTATGTAACAGCAACAGCATCAAATTTT ATCCTCAAATAATCTT GTATACCGATGGCGTTCCCTCTCCTTATTACTCAGGCGACCGTTCTTATGGAGATCTTGCCAAGTATATAGAAGAGCACTCAACTGCCTATGCCGAAAATTTGCTTGGACCTATCAATCAACAAGATCTATTAAATTCCAGCAACCCCAATCCAGATGGAAGAGTTTTGGAAGTTGATGAGCAGGCACTAGAGAAATTGAAGGCAGATGGGCCGGTTTTGGCAGAGTATTATGCCCCATGGTGTGGACA CTGTAAGCAACTACGACCTA CGTATGAGCAACTCGCACAAAATTTAAAGGGCAAACTTACGGTTGCTGCTATCAATTGTGAAGAACACAAAAGTTTTTGCACAGACTCTGGCGTAAATGGATATCCAACTATTAGATT ATTGCACCATGGTACTCGTTCAGAGTTTACAGGGCCTCGAACTCTTACAAAATTAATAGAATTTGCTCAAAAAGGACAACAAAG TCTTGTGATTGAGCGTGTAAAGGCTGATGACTTTGATGAAATCCTGAACAGCAATGAGgtctttttcctttatCTTCAAACATACCATACGACTGTTGCCGAAGTT AGCTCTGTCAAGAAAGCTCTCGGACCACTTCTCGGTTCTGTTCCTACGTTTACGTCTGCCGATCCTATCCTGTATAAACGCTTACATATTTCACATTCTTTACCTTCCTCGACGCTCCTTGCGTTTTCGTCACATTCTATTAAGCATGTCGGCAGCCTACGGCTTCCTGCACAAGATAGCACGGTTCAGAGATTTGTTGCCCTTCATCGATACCCGACAGTTTCTCAGCTGAACAGCTCTAATTTTCAAAGCCTCATGAGGAGTGATGATCGTGCGGTGATCGTATTGGGTGCAGTTCACgaaggtgaagaaggaaagaaagaagtttCTTATTTTGAGAAAGTTGCCAGAGCTTGGAAACGGGGTGGGCGAAAGTTTCAGCAACCAGTGTGGTTTGTCTGGGTTGAGGGCGATGAATGGGCGAAATGGCTGAAGCAATTTTACGG AATAAATAGCACTGATCTACCTGCTGCTGTAGTTATAGATACACCC AATGACGAATTTTATGATACCACCATTGAGGGGGCTAAGATTGAATTTGATGGAGCCAGCATCTTCTCTGTTCTAGAAGGGTtttatcaacattttttGAGGCCTAAGCCTATTGAATCTACCTTGGTTTGGGGCTCAAGAAATGCTGCGGGTGTCCTCATCAGCTTCGGC GAATTGAGTACTGAGCATCCATACTTGGCATTCTCTATCTTGGTGGGAGGCGTTGTTATTTTTGTATATTTATTACAAAAATGTAACGGAAAAGACCCTAAGGAATCAAATATGTCTCTGAGTGGGTTCAGGTTGGATTAA